TAAAATTGAAGTGTAATGAAAAATAAAATGTATAAAAATATTGGAAAGAGCATCTTTGCCTTTGCTCTCAGTTTCACCGCTGTTTCCTGCTCGAAATTTGATGAGATAAATGTCGACCCTAAAGTGGCAAGTATAGATCAAGTTCAGGTGGAATATTTTATTAACGCCGCTATCGTTGGAGCTCAACAGGACCCCCATGTTGCCGAACGTGCATTTGTGTTGTATTGGAAGACTGCGGGAAGACAGCATAGGTCGAATGGTTTATCTACCGGGGTTTATACCGACGATTGGAGCCAGGATTATTATTCTGCAGCTTCTGGATGGCTGAATGCAGCGTATACCGCCGTAGAAGTTGCCGAGCATCAGATGGAGACTGGCGAGGCTCAGCCCTATACAAATAACCTGTTGCAAGTTGCTCGGATTTGGAGAGCTTACTTGTTGAGTGAACTAGCAGATAACTTTGGACCCTTACCTATCAACGGCTTTCAAGGAGAAAACCCATCATTCAACAATCTACAGGAGGTGTATTATTTTATGTTACAAGAGCTCAAAGAGGCCGTGGAGGCGATAGATCCATCGGTTACGAACCCCGATGTGCTAAGAAATTTTGATCACGCGTATAATTTCGATTACAATAAATGGATTAAATATGGTAATTCGTTAAGAATGCGTTTTGCTATGCGTTTGTCGGAAGTAGATCCGGGCAAAGCACAGTCGGAATTTGAAGATGCGATAAGAGGTGGTTTATACATCACAACAATGGATGAGGCATTTCAGGTAACCGAAAGACCAGGCTGGGATGGTTTGACAGGAGTTATGAGTCGTGAGTGGAATGGACAACAGATTTCTGCCACATTAAACAATCTATATTTGGGATTAGGAGGAATACCTTCTGAAAATCAATTGGGTACCAATTTGCATCAATATGTGAAGGATGAAGATTATATTGGTTTAAGATTTTCCGAACATTTCTCTACATTAACCAACGATCCATCTGCTGGTTATTGGTTGGATGGATTACCAAAAGTGATTGATCCCAGGGCATATAAAACTTTTGCTATTCCAGGTGATTTGAACAATCCCGATTTTAGCCGTTATCCAACTTATACCCAAGATGCCGTGACGACGTCCAGAAACTTGGTCAATGCAAATGATGGTGTTGTTAAAACGATTGAGGCACGATATACTTGGAATGCTTTTGCTATCGGTAACTGGGGTTTGAAAGGTGCCAGAAATCAAGTATATACATACCTTGGCACAAACCCTCGTTTAGTGCAACGTTATAGAAGCAGTGATAATGTGCGTATTTTTTTCGCGCCCTGGGAAACCAATTTTCTTTTGGCGGAAGCAGGTGTACGAGGCTGGTCTACGCCGGTTGCCGCTAAGGAAGCGTATGAACAGGGCGTTAGGCTCAGCTTTGATTACAATAATGTGGGCGCTCATTTGGGCCAATACCTGTCGTCTACCAATTATAACCGGGTGGGAACCTCTGTGAGTTGGGACCATACACCAGAACCTCCTGCTTCACATCGAATGACTTTTGTGGACGGCTATGCGAATACCACCGGTACGGTGGATATTCCATACCCATCAAACACGTTGTATCGAAACGGTGCCGTGAAAAATGATCATTTAACGAAGATTATTACGCAAAAATTTAT
This Olivibacter sp. SDN3 DNA region includes the following protein-coding sequences:
- a CDS encoding SusD/RagB family nutrient-binding outer membrane lipoprotein; its protein translation is MKNKMYKNIGKSIFAFALSFTAVSCSKFDEINVDPKVASIDQVQVEYFINAAIVGAQQDPHVAERAFVLYWKTAGRQHRSNGLSTGVYTDDWSQDYYSAASGWLNAAYTAVEVAEHQMETGEAQPYTNNLLQVARIWRAYLLSELADNFGPLPINGFQGENPSFNNLQEVYYFMLQELKEAVEAIDPSVTNPDVLRNFDHAYNFDYNKWIKYGNSLRMRFAMRLSEVDPGKAQSEFEDAIRGGLYITTMDEAFQVTERPGWDGLTGVMSREWNGQQISATLNNLYLGLGGIPSENQLGTNLHQYVKDEDYIGLRFSEHFSTLTNDPSAGYWLDGLPKVIDPRAYKTFAIPGDLNNPDFSRYPTYTQDAVTTSRNLVNANDGVVKTIEARYTWNAFAIGNWGLKGARNQVYTYLGTNPRLVQRYRSSDNVRIFFAPWETNFLLAEAGVRGWSTPVAAKEAYEQGVRLSFDYNNVGAHLGQYLSSTNYNRVGTSVSWDHTPEPPASHRMTFVDGYANTTGTVDIPYPSNTLYRNGAVKNDHLTKIITQKFIAQCPWLPLETWSDHRRLGLPFFETPAVEEPNTNLPDLTRSNYMNASTKFFPQRLRYPSSLRNTNQQGYQQAVGFLEGEDGVLTPLWWAKR